DNA sequence from the Roseofilum casamattae BLCC-M143 genome:
TATCCTAATAACACCATCCGTTCTGCCAATAAACGTAAACTCCAACTACTATATCCTTCAGGAGCTGGAGAACAGGCTAACGCGATTAAATGCGCTTCCGTTTCTCCATCTATTTTTTTTAGTTTTGATTCTGGGTGAGGCCGGGGATTGATGGCTTTTTCTAAACCTTCTTCCATCCATCTTTGTCGCACTCTTTCAATCGTTCTTATACTCACATCTAAAGCTGACGCGATTTCACTATCTTTCCATCCTCCTCCCGATTGATTTATATCTGCTTTCAGTAATATTCGTGCATGATTAATTTTTCGGGCTGCTGCTTTTCCGGTTTTCGTCAGTTTTTCTAACTCTTGCCGTTCTTCCTCTGTCAGAGACACTATATATCGTTTGGCTGGCATGGTTTGTTGACTTTTTCCACTCTACCTCTCTATTATCTGCCATTTCTGCATTGACGCAACACTAGTCTCCATCTCACTTCAACAGTGAGATCTATCTCTCACCAACCGAGGATTTGAGATACTCAATAGACCGATCGCGTTCACTCAGTATTTCCACTTGTATCACATCGAGTTTTGACGAACTGAAGCACAATAAAAAGTGTCGAGAGAAAAACTTAACGGTGCTCATATGTCTATTGTCTCCTCCCTCTTCTCTGCTATTAAAACCACTATTATTACGAACACTACATCCTTACCCGCCCATATGGTGAAGCCCACTCTCCTCGGAAGCCCCCTGGGCATGGGGCAATATTAATCTCTTTCCTCCAAAAAAGACGGTTCAATTGGCTTTTGTTTGAGGCGGTATGCTGGCGGTGCTGGTGTCTACAACTAGAGATAGGTTTTAGAAGCGCACTCTGACTACTTTTCCGCCTCTTCCGATGCCATATCGTATCCCTTTGGTTCTCACGCTCTTGATTACACGGTAAGGCAGTCCGAGCCTAGTGGTGGTGTCTGTACAGCTCATCTGATGGCTGTTTATTTTAATGGCAACACTTTCTACAATCATGAAGCTAGTATTAGTATGGCTTAGTTTCTACAATTTCTATTGTACAGCGTCGGCTATTGGTAACAACCGGCGATCGCCGAAGGAGCGGCTTCACCCATCACCTCACTAGGGCAGGGATAGCTCTTTTCACGACCGGGGCGATCGCAATAACTCTCGAGCAGCCTCTAACATATCTGGAGCTAAATGGCGCAAGTCCTCTCGGTTATCTAAGTACGCACTTAAGGCAGAGATAGGATCGATTTGGCGACCATTACCGAGTTCTGGCAAACGCCGATCGCTCGCTTGACTGACAATTTCGGGTTCAATGGTATAACTGTGAGCGTTACTGAGGCGATCGCACAGTTGAGTGCCATCAATTAAGCTCAATCGATCTGCTCCGACTTGAAAAATTACGCGGACAATTGCCTCATCAATCTCGGCATTATCAATAGCCTGTAGTAGTTTTTGTTGCGGTGACTCGCTGTTGGTTAAATTAACTTTAATCGTTTTAAACTTACGAATAGATAAAGGACAAAACTCAATGGTTGTTTCGCCCTTCGCCACTTCGGCGAGAATATATCCTTTCTCTTCTTTTTCTTCGCCAAAATCAACCCGTTCGATACTTCCAGCATAAACCACAGGTGGAGAATCCGATAAGATTTGATGTTTGTGAACGTGGCCGAGAGCCACATAATCAAAACAGGGACGAGCGAGCAGGGCAAGGGGAATGCTAAACCCTTTCCCCACGGCTAAAAATCGTTCCGCTCCATAACGAGCTTTATCTACCATGACATGAGCTAACAACACCGTTGGCAGATTGGGATCGAGGCGGCGAATTTGTGCTTCTAAAGCCGTCCGTAACCGGTCGATTAACTGATGATTAATGTCGGAAAGAGAGAGATTTTCCATTTCCGGTTTCGTAAATAAATGAGACCGAGTTAACCAGGGTAGAGTAATAACTTGAATCTCGCCACCTGCTGTCGAAATACGGTGGAGCGCAAGGCGATCGCCAACAATAAACCCCGGAACGCCTAAAGTCTCATAAATAGATAAACTCGCTCCTCCTTTGCCTTGAGCGTGTTGGTCGTGATTTCCGACTAATAACACCGTCGGAATATTGGCTTCCACTAAGCGATAGAATTGTCGGGCAAATGCCTCTTGCACGCGGGGAACCGGAGTCGCATCGGGAAAGGCATCGCCACCGAACAATACGAGATCCACCGGTTCGGCGATCGCGCGATCGATACATTGCGATAGGGTCGCGACATAATCTTCTAACCGAGTATTTAAGCCGGTTTTTGGGTTGATTGTACCATAACTAAATCCACTGCCTAGATGAATATCGGATAGATGGAGAACCTGAATCATATTACTCTCAGTAGAGGATGAAAAGCCCTCGTTAACTCGGTATTAATAGGGCGATCTATTAGGTATACAGCTCGCGATCGTAGCTTTAGTTTAGCAGGTTTACTTCTGCATTAGCACCTTCAGAAAACTTAAGAGATCGGCTCGGCATCGCGCCGTCCACTGCCTCGACGAACGACTTCACTACCATCAAAGGATTGTGCAGAAGAACATTTCTGTGGGTCGCGACGTCCGCTACCCCGGCGTTCGGTTTGAGTTGATTGAGTTAATCCGGAAGTTACGGTAGCATTAGCTTGGAGATTTGTCCAACCGATTGTTCCTAACAGGAGAGAAAGAAAAACCAGTTGGTTAACTTTAACTGATGACTTGGTACGCATGGGAAACAGTGCTCTCGAAGTAACTATTTCACTTCTCATGGATTTCCCACGGTCATCCGGATAAATTTTGCAATTTATGGGCTGGAGCAATCCGTAATTTCTTCGACAATAATCCAACCGCCAGCTCGATTAATTCGTCCGCGAAGAGAAATCTGCACCCGATCGCGATATGCTGCTAGATCTCGATCTACAGAAGGTTCCGTGGCGATCGCCCGCCAATGAATATGGCTCAATTCCATCGGAGTTTGCACCTCCAATTGATAGTCTTGTTCTCCGCAACGATGAAATAGACCTGATACCTCTACTGCATCAGTAGAAATGCCCGAACGTCCGGCAAATCGTCTTGGCGAAGTGGATGGAATGTCTCCGGTTTTCGGATAGGAATGGCGATCGCTCAAATACTGTCGCTGCCACTGTTGCCAGTCTGGAGTACGATGGGTCAAATTAAAGCAGGGAACCACTAAAGCAGGAGCGATCGTATCGCCGAGTAATGCCTCCTGTAACACCTCTACAGATAGCTCTCTCGGCTGACACTGGCGTTGAATACACAACCCTGCAGCCATCCCGGCAGCTTGACCGATATTCATCACTACAGGCTGCAAGCGCGTTGCTCCGTTTGCCATGTGCGACACCGAAATATTTTTCTCGCAAACCAGAAACCCGTCTACCTGTTCTGGGATTAAACTGCCATAGGGAATGGTAAATGGCGTTCCCGTCCACCGGCCTCCCCAACGGAGAGATTTGGGAGCGAGGGAAAAGGGTTTTTCTGGATAATGGTGGTCGTTGACATAGTTCCCGATGGCAATGCTGCTGACAGCGCCGGTTTTATCCACGGGGAGCGCCGCCACAACTCCTCCCGGTTGCGGTAGGATATCCTGCTCGCGAATGGTCGTGATGCCCCGCAAGCGTCGGCTTTCGCGATAATAGGGATAGAGAGCTACTCCCGTTTGTACCTCTGGAGGCAAAGTAGTACGAGGCGAGGAGGGAGAGGAAGCAGGGGGCGAGACTAGAGGAAATTGAGAGGTTGCCAAGCCATAGTGCTGTCCTAGATGCTGTTGAATATAGCGCCCGAAACCGAGGCTGTAATCGAGCGCTTCTTGATGTACTGCCAACCGATCTGTACTGGAGCCAACCAAACGGTTCAGATCGATCGCATAATCATTGCCATGAATCGGCCAATTAATCATCATTGCGCGATCGGGCAACATTCCATAGCTGAGAAATTTCTCGGCACCGTGGTTTTCCCAAGCGCCGGCAAACGCCGCATCTGGAATACCAGTATCGGGAATTTCGGCGGCTGTTTTTCCTTCTCCAAAATCTTGCAAATGAATCACCCAAGTTGGGGCTTGTACCGGATAGCGATCGGTAAACTCATTCAGTTCTACGGGGGCGCTCGGTTCGTCAAACTCTTCTTGGGATTCCCATCCCCAACGATAAGGAATATTGCCCAACGGTAGCAGCTCTCCCAGTTCGGTTCCGTCGATGGTAATCGTTGCTTTTACGCTGAAGTCGGGGAAACCCACGCCAGTAATCTGGTTTCCCTGGCGATAAACTTCTAGGGGGCGCTGTCCGACGATCCACTCTAGATTGGGGAGCGATCGCACCCAGTCCCGGAAAATCTCAGCACCTAACTGAGGACTGAAGCCAAACAAACTCACCCAATTCCAGTCCAGTCCTTCGGGTTGTTGCTCGACGAGAGCCTGCACAAATGCTCCCCAGAGTCCGGTCCGAAAGGCGTCTAATTCGTTGCCATCTGGGGCAGAAACCCCCGCCGCCGTTAGCATACCCCCCAACCAGGAAAATTCACTAACCAAGAGGGTTTTCGCGCCGCTGCGAGCCGCTTGAATCGCAGCAGCAGTTCCTCCGGTTCCGCCGCCAACCACGAGGATATCGACGATTTTCTCGTTTTGTTGCTTGTTATTCATGAATGATGAAGGATTCTTAAATTGGATATCGGGTTTTAACTATCTAAATCAATTCCCATCTCTTGCAGTCGCTGCAGCAGAGCTTCTCGCTGTCTGCGTTCTTCAAGTAAGTTAGCTTCAGCTTGCTCGGCGCGTTCTCGCTCCTGTTGAGCGCGTTCTCGCTCTTGTTCGGCGCGTTCTCGCTCCTGCCGAGCGCGTTCTCGCTCCTGTTCTGCCCGCTCTCTCTCTTGTTCGGCGCTTTGTCGTTCTCGTTCTGCTCGTTCTGTCGGCGTGGGAATCCAGTTTCCTTTTGCGTCGTACCAACGCAGCCACAGCCCTTCAAAACGGTCGTAGGTTCCCTGCCATCGTCCTAAACCTAGTTGGAGTTCTTCAAACCAAAGTCGATTATCGGTTAAGCTCAGTTCTTGGTATCGGACGCCATCGAGGCGAAAGGCACGAAACTGATTTTCGTAGCGATCGTAAATGGCATAGTAAGGAACGCGCAAAATCTGTTCGTAAACTTGCCACTTTGTTG
Encoded proteins:
- a CDS encoding FAD-dependent oxidoreductase — its product is MNNKQQNEKIVDILVVGGGTGGTAAAIQAARSGAKTLLVSEFSWLGGMLTAAGVSAPDGNELDAFRTGLWGAFVQALVEQQPEGLDWNWVSLFGFSPQLGAEIFRDWVRSLPNLEWIVGQRPLEVYRQGNQITGVGFPDFSVKATITIDGTELGELLPLGNIPYRWGWESQEEFDEPSAPVELNEFTDRYPVQAPTWVIHLQDFGEGKTAAEIPDTGIPDAAFAGAWENHGAEKFLSYGMLPDRAMMINWPIHGNDYAIDLNRLVGSSTDRLAVHQEALDYSLGFGRYIQQHLGQHYGLATSQFPLVSPPASSPSSPRTTLPPEVQTGVALYPYYRESRRLRGITTIREQDILPQPGGVVAALPVDKTGAVSSIAIGNYVNDHHYPEKPFSLAPKSLRWGGRWTGTPFTIPYGSLIPEQVDGFLVCEKNISVSHMANGATRLQPVVMNIGQAAGMAAGLCIQRQCQPRELSVEVLQEALLGDTIAPALVVPCFNLTHRTPDWQQWQRQYLSDRHSYPKTGDIPSTSPRRFAGRSGISTDAVEVSGLFHRCGEQDYQLEVQTPMELSHIHWRAIATEPSVDRDLAAYRDRVQISLRGRINRAGGWIIVEEITDCSSP
- the sbcD gene encoding exonuclease subunit SbcD, coding for MIQVLHLSDIHLGSGFSYGTINPKTGLNTRLEDYVATLSQCIDRAIAEPVDLVLFGGDAFPDATPVPRVQEAFARQFYRLVEANIPTVLLVGNHDQHAQGKGGASLSIYETLGVPGFIVGDRLALHRISTAGGEIQVITLPWLTRSHLFTKPEMENLSLSDINHQLIDRLRTALEAQIRRLDPNLPTVLLAHVMVDKARYGAERFLAVGKGFSIPLALLARPCFDYVALGHVHKHQILSDSPPVVYAGSIERVDFGEEKEEKGYILAEVAKGETTIEFCPLSIRKFKTIKVNLTNSESPQQKLLQAIDNAEIDEAIVRVIFQVGADRLSLIDGTQLCDRLSNAHSYTIEPEIVSQASDRRLPELGNGRQIDPISALSAYLDNREDLRHLAPDMLEAARELLRSPRS
- a CDS encoding helix-turn-helix domain-containing protein → MPAKRYIVSLTEEERQELEKLTKTGKAAARKINHARILLKADINQSGGGWKDSEIASALDVSIRTIERVRQRWMEEGLEKAINPRPHPESKLKKIDGETEAHLIALACSPAPEGYSSWSLRLLAERMVLLG
- a CDS encoding Uma2 family endonuclease gives rise to the protein MLDNHPHPHWQKTLPTMYDLPSEDPEEPGLPDQFHDLQPTLLAATFNSPVYPENKRLIAKDLNLYYDVRHTHWYKRPDWFLVLNNEDFGRQEDLRLSYLIWQEGIAPFLVVELLSPGTESEDLGQTLRDVNRPPTKWQVYEQILRVPYYAIYDRYENQFRAFRLDGVRYQELSLTDNRLWFEELQLGLGRWQGTYDRFEGLWLRWYDAKGNWIPTPTERAERERQSAEQERERAEQERERARQERERAEQERERAQQERERAEQAEANLLEERRQREALLQRLQEMGIDLDS